The following proteins come from a genomic window of Nitrospira sp.:
- a CDS encoding Two-component system sensor histidine kinase yields MRILLIEDNHDDVRALKEYLAEVRTCRFEVTQETRLSAGVNRLAEQNFDAVLLDLALSGSQGLDTVIQVRAAAKKMPLVVLTEVEDEALAVRLTQAGVQDYLVKGQVSGPLLTKSLRYAAELARMEKTVSEVEHRFQQLADNAPVMAWMTEPDATCSFLSKSWYEFTGQTPETSFGFGWLDAVHPDDRAAARDIFVAANAERKPFRLDYRLRRKDGEYRWAVDAAAPRVDGEGRFLGYIGSVMDITDRKKSDQLEADQKRVLELIAKDAPLSTVFETLIRMIEKQSAAHMVASILLMDADGIHLRSCAAPSLPETYNSSIDGMAIGPHAGSCGTAAYRRRPVYVSDIANDPLWAKFAPLALPHNLRACWSTPILSSTGQLFGTLAMYYPDVREPNKEDLRLVDVATRLAAIAIERKRAEEALRLAKFSVERAADAVYWIDSQAKILDVNEAASRMLSYSKDELCAMTIHDLNPDFQADMWPGFWAETQRRGTMMVETVHRAKNGRLIPIEVSVNFLVHEGKEYHCAFVRDITERKRAEEERNKQESLISLMLNTGPGCIKRVAADGTLLQMNPAGLRLIEAASEDEVVGRCVFDLVVAEHRAAFIDMHRDVLAGRSHTIQYEIQGLKGTRRWMETHAAPFRNPVSGETEHLAVTHDITERKQAERQLRDTLDRVRKLSQRLESVREEERTRIARELHDELGVRLTCFRLDLARLRSFMSWSPVPREEIENKIHSMTAEVDATIASVQRLVTELRPGILDDLGLAAAVEWQCQDLERRSGIRCSCEGTEEHIPLAKPLATAAFRICQEALTNVVRHAEATAVRVRIEQVDGYLQLEVNDDGIGISPDKLSDSRSFGLLGMRERAASLGGQIEIAGRPEKGTTVTLQLPLNMEDKR; encoded by the coding sequence ATGCGCATCCTGCTCATCGAAGATAACCACGACGATGTCCGAGCGCTCAAGGAATACCTGGCGGAAGTGAGGACCTGCCGGTTCGAGGTGACGCAGGAGACACGGCTGTCTGCCGGAGTGAACCGCCTTGCCGAACAGAACTTTGACGCCGTGTTGTTGGATCTCGCGTTGTCCGGGAGTCAGGGGCTGGACACCGTCATCCAGGTGCGCGCCGCCGCGAAGAAGATGCCGCTCGTCGTCTTGACGGAGGTCGAAGATGAAGCGCTGGCAGTGCGGCTTACTCAGGCAGGAGTGCAGGACTATCTCGTAAAAGGGCAGGTGAGCGGCCCTCTTCTGACCAAGTCGTTGCGCTACGCCGCCGAACTCGCGCGGATGGAAAAGACGGTCAGCGAAGTCGAGCATCGGTTTCAACAACTGGCGGACAATGCGCCGGTCATGGCGTGGATGACTGAGCCTGATGCTACTTGTAGCTTCTTGAGCAAGTCCTGGTACGAGTTCACCGGACAAACACCGGAAACCAGCTTTGGCTTCGGCTGGCTGGATGCCGTGCACCCGGATGACCGAGCGGCGGCGCGCGACATCTTCGTCGCAGCCAATGCCGAACGTAAACCATTTCGACTCGACTACCGGCTACGGCGCAAAGACGGAGAATATCGCTGGGCCGTTGATGCCGCCGCGCCTCGTGTGGACGGCGAGGGCCGGTTCCTCGGCTACATCGGCTCCGTCATGGATATCACCGACCGCAAGAAATCCGATCAGCTGGAAGCCGACCAGAAGCGCGTGCTCGAACTCATCGCCAAGGATGCTCCTCTCTCGACGGTTTTTGAGACGCTCATTCGGATGATTGAGAAGCAATCGGCCGCTCATATGGTGGCATCCATCCTCCTCATGGATGCAGACGGAATTCATCTTCGATCTTGTGCAGCCCCGAGTCTGCCGGAGACGTACAACAGTTCCATTGACGGCATGGCCATCGGCCCGCATGCCGGCTCGTGCGGCACGGCCGCCTACCGGCGCCGGCCGGTCTATGTATCGGACATTGCAAACGATCCCCTGTGGGCGAAGTTCGCCCCATTGGCATTGCCGCACAACCTTCGGGCGTGCTGGTCCACGCCGATCCTCTCCAGCACCGGCCAACTGTTCGGTACGCTTGCCATGTATTATCCCGACGTGCGCGAGCCGAACAAAGAAGACTTGCGGCTCGTCGACGTGGCGACGCGCCTCGCCGCCATCGCGATTGAACGCAAGCGGGCGGAGGAGGCCCTGCGGCTGGCCAAATTCTCGGTCGAGCGGGCCGCTGACGCTGTGTACTGGATTGATTCGCAGGCCAAGATCCTGGATGTGAACGAAGCGGCGAGCCGCATGCTGAGCTATTCGAAAGACGAGTTGTGCGCCATGACCATCCACGATCTGAATCCCGACTTTCAAGCGGACATGTGGCCGGGGTTTTGGGCAGAAACCCAGCGGCGCGGGACGATGATGGTTGAAACGGTCCATCGGGCTAAGAATGGCCGGCTGATTCCCATCGAGGTGAGCGTCAATTTTTTGGTCCACGAAGGCAAGGAATACCACTGTGCATTCGTGCGTGACATCACTGAACGCAAGCGGGCGGAGGAGGAACGAAACAAGCAAGAATCACTCATCTCGCTCATGCTCAATACCGGACCGGGATGCATCAAACGGGTGGCGGCAGACGGCACGCTGTTGCAGATGAACCCGGCGGGGCTGAGACTGATCGAGGCAGCCTCCGAGGATGAGGTGGTCGGCCGGTGCGTGTTCGACCTCGTCGTTGCCGAACATCGAGCCGCCTTCATCGACATGCATCGCGACGTGCTCGCCGGCCGGTCGCATACGATCCAGTACGAAATCCAGGGACTCAAAGGGACGCGCCGCTGGATGGAAACCCATGCGGCTCCGTTCCGCAACCCCGTCTCCGGCGAAACAGAACACCTGGCGGTCACGCATGACATCACCGAGCGCAAACAGGCGGAGAGGCAGTTGCGGGACACGCTGGACCGAGTTCGGAAGCTCTCCCAGCGCCTGGAATCGGTACGTGAAGAGGAACGGACCCGGATTGCACGCGAACTGCACGATGAGCTGGGTGTCCGCTTAACCTGCTTCAGACTCGATCTGGCGCGGCTGAGGTCGTTCATGAGTTGGTCGCCGGTCCCCCGTGAAGAAATAGAGAACAAGATTCATTCGATGACCGCCGAAGTGGATGCCACGATCGCCTCGGTGCAGCGACTGGTGACGGAATTGCGGCCGGGAATCCTGGACGACCTCGGCTTGGCCGCGGCGGTGGAATGGCAGTGCCAAGACCTGGAACGACGCAGCGGGATCCGCTGTTCCTGTGAAGGCACGGAGGAGCACATTCCGCTCGCCAAGCCGCTGGCCACGGCTGCCTTCCGTATTTGCCAGGAAGCGCTCACGAACGTCGTACGTCACGCCGAAGCGACCGCCGTCAGAGTGCG